The Solibacillus sp. FSL R7-0682 genome includes a window with the following:
- a CDS encoding YjiH family protein — MKTKFSLYTWSLFLILSALGVFLFITPVSTENGMKVPIAILANMLAGKVEPIIHWFAFITFIIAAVGSVVLQFVPQKGPRTLIDSLFRVNWFWTTMRVLAVIFAGMYIFQVGPESLTSDVTTGVLIDPSAGLVTFMFVLFLFAGLLLPLLTDFGLLEFFGSMMVKIMRPIFKIPGRSAIDCLASWVGDGTIGVLLTSKQYEEKSYTGREAATIATTFSVVSITFCLVVVETIRIEDYFLEFYASVIFTGILLAVIMPRIYPLKHKADTLIDGSTAPENREEVQEGFNVFSFGLHNALTKADANRNLGKMVSNGFKNVLEMWFAVTPIIMAFGTIALVLAEFTSFFRILGMPFEPILALLQIPEAGEAAQTMIVGFADMLLPSILGSGIESELTRFFIATVSVTQLIYMSEVGGLILGTKLPLKIWDLFAIFLIRTIISIPVVALIAHLIF, encoded by the coding sequence ATGAAAACAAAATTTTCTTTATACACATGGTCCCTCTTCCTTATACTTTCTGCTTTAGGAGTATTTTTATTTATTACTCCAGTTAGTACAGAAAATGGAATGAAGGTACCTATCGCCATTCTTGCTAACATGCTTGCAGGAAAAGTGGAACCAATTATTCATTGGTTCGCGTTTATTACTTTTATTATTGCAGCGGTTGGGTCTGTCGTGTTGCAATTCGTACCACAAAAAGGCCCACGTACATTAATTGATTCATTATTCCGTGTCAATTGGTTCTGGACAACGATGCGCGTACTTGCAGTCATTTTTGCTGGTATGTATATTTTCCAAGTTGGACCAGAGAGCTTAACGAGTGACGTTACAACGGGTGTACTAATTGATCCTTCTGCGGGTTTAGTGACATTTATGTTTGTCTTGTTCCTTTTTGCTGGATTACTTTTACCATTATTAACAGACTTCGGTTTACTTGAATTTTTTGGTTCAATGATGGTAAAAATTATGCGTCCAATCTTTAAAATCCCAGGCCGTTCTGCCATTGACTGTTTAGCATCTTGGGTTGGTGATGGTACGATTGGCGTTCTATTAACAAGTAAGCAGTACGAAGAAAAAAGCTATACTGGCCGTGAAGCTGCAACGATTGCGACAACATTCTCGGTCGTTTCAATTACGTTCTGCTTAGTAGTTGTTGAAACAATCCGTATTGAAGATTACTTCCTTGAGTTTTATGCATCTGTCATTTTCACAGGTATATTATTAGCAGTCATTATGCCACGTATTTATCCATTAAAGCACAAAGCCGATACATTAATCGATGGTTCAACAGCGCCTGAAAATCGTGAAGAAGTTCAAGAAGGCTTTAACGTCTTTTCTTTTGGACTACACAACGCTTTAACAAAAGCTGACGCCAACCGTAATTTAGGGAAAATGGTCAGCAATGGCTTTAAAAATGTTCTAGAAATGTGGTTTGCTGTTACACCTATCATTATGGCTTTCGGGACGATTGCTTTAGTGCTTGCTGAATTTACAAGCTTCTTCCGTATTTTAGGAATGCCATTTGAGCCAATTTTGGCACTTCTTCAAATTCCTGAAGCGGGTGAAGCAGCCCAAACTATGATCGTTGGATTCGCCGACATGCTACTCCCTTCAATTCTAGGATCTGGCATTGAATCAGAATTAACACGTTTCTTCATTGCAACGGTTTCTGTTACTCAGTTAATTTACATGTCAGAAGTCGGTGGATTAATTCTTGGTACGAAACTTCCTTTAAAAATATGGGATCTATTTGCCATTTTCTTAATCCGTACAATCATTTCAATTCCAGTAGTCGCGTTAATTGCGCACTTAATCTTTTAA
- a CDS encoding ABC transporter ATP-binding protein, giving the protein MLKLDGINKVFNEGTPDEKIALDNIHLHLAPGDFVTIIGSNGAGKSTMMNMISGALTPDYGSVSIDGNDLTRLPEYKRAVHIGRVFQDPMAGTAPTMTIEENLAIAYSRNAKRGLRIGVDKKRREFFKTSLEKLHLNLENRLSAKVGLLSGGERQALSLLMATFTNPSILLLDEHTAALDPSRAELITNLTKELVEESQLTTLMVTHNMQQALDLGNRLIMMDKGQIILEVGEDRKPDLTIPDLMAEFEHIRGEKMNSDRTLLG; this is encoded by the coding sequence TTGCTTAAATTAGACGGCATTAACAAAGTATTCAACGAAGGTACACCAGACGAAAAAATTGCGTTAGATAATATACACTTACATTTAGCGCCAGGCGATTTTGTCACAATTATTGGGAGTAACGGTGCTGGGAAATCAACAATGATGAACATGATTTCAGGAGCTTTAACGCCGGATTATGGATCAGTATCGATTGACGGAAACGATTTAACCCGTCTACCTGAATATAAACGAGCGGTGCATATCGGGCGCGTTTTCCAAGATCCAATGGCTGGAACAGCGCCAACAATGACGATTGAAGAAAATTTAGCCATCGCGTACTCTCGTAATGCAAAGCGCGGCCTTCGCATTGGTGTCGATAAAAAGCGCCGTGAGTTTTTCAAAACGTCCCTAGAAAAACTACATTTAAATTTAGAAAATCGACTTTCTGCTAAGGTAGGCCTGTTATCTGGTGGAGAACGCCAAGCACTAAGCTTATTAATGGCAACATTCACGAACCCATCGATTTTGCTGCTTGATGAGCATACTGCTGCACTAGACCCATCCCGAGCAGAGTTAATTACGAACTTAACGAAAGAGCTTGTTGAGGAAAGTCAATTAACAACATTAATGGTCACACACAATATGCAGCAGGCACTCGACTTAGGAAATCGTTTAATTATGATGGATAAAGGTCAAATTATTTTAGAAGTCGGCGAGGATCGTAAGCCAGACTTAACAATTCCAGATTTAATGGCCGAATTCGAACACATCCGTGGAGAAAAAATGAACTCAGACCGAACGTTACTAGGATAA
- the ilvA gene encoding threonine ammonia-lyase IlvA — protein sequence MEVAQPKTIAVENILIAHHFLKDVVVHTPLQLNDYLSEKYGAKIYFKREDLQHVRSFKLRGAYYKIKKIEEQARASGVVCASAGNHAQGVAYACAKLEIQATIFMPKTTPKQKIDQVRMFGRNFVEIQLAGDTFDDSAASALDYCEAENRIFIHPFDDYDVMAGQGTVAVEIMNDIEEPIDYVFGSIGGGGLMSGVSAYIKNLSPTSQVIGVEPAGASSMKSAFNNDGPIALDWIDKFVDGAAVKCVGQDTYQVCRNYLDEIVTVPEGKVCTTILDLYNKHAIIAEPAGALSVAALDFYAEQIRGKSVVIIISGGNNDIGRMQEIKERSLIYEGLLHYFIVSFPQRSGALRQFLTSVLGPNDDITTFEYTKKNNKESGPALVGIEIGHRDDRAGLLERMRANGFEYKEVNKDSTLFALLV from the coding sequence ATGGAAGTTGCACAACCGAAAACAATCGCGGTGGAAAACATTTTAATCGCCCACCATTTTTTAAAAGACGTGGTCGTTCATACACCGCTTCAATTAAATGATTATTTATCGGAAAAATATGGCGCAAAAATTTATTTTAAACGCGAGGATTTACAACACGTTCGTTCATTTAAATTACGTGGTGCCTATTATAAAATCAAAAAAATCGAGGAGCAAGCACGTGCATCAGGTGTTGTTTGTGCAAGTGCTGGCAACCATGCACAAGGTGTCGCATATGCGTGTGCGAAGCTAGAAATCCAAGCAACAATTTTCATGCCTAAAACGACACCAAAACAAAAAATCGATCAAGTGCGTATGTTTGGACGTAACTTTGTCGAAATTCAACTCGCTGGGGATACGTTTGATGACTCAGCAGCAAGTGCGCTTGACTATTGCGAGGCAGAAAACCGTATCTTCATTCACCCATTTGATGACTATGATGTCATGGCTGGTCAAGGAACGGTAGCAGTAGAAATTATGAATGATATTGAAGAGCCAATTGATTATGTATTCGGTAGTATTGGTGGCGGCGGTTTAATGTCTGGTGTTTCGGCATATATCAAAAATTTATCGCCTACAAGTCAAGTAATCGGTGTTGAACCAGCCGGTGCATCGAGTATGAAATCAGCCTTTAACAATGATGGCCCTATCGCGCTCGATTGGATTGATAAATTTGTCGACGGTGCTGCTGTAAAATGTGTCGGCCAAGATACGTATCAAGTTTGTCGGAATTATTTAGATGAAATTGTGACAGTACCAGAAGGTAAGGTATGCACAACCATTTTAGATTTATATAATAAGCATGCCATTATTGCAGAGCCTGCCGGAGCTTTGTCAGTCGCAGCTTTAGATTTTTACGCGGAGCAAATTCGCGGGAAATCTGTCGTCATCATTATTTCTGGTGGGAATAACGACATCGGACGTATGCAAGAAATAAAAGAACGGTCTCTTATTTATGAAGGCTTGCTACACTACTTCATCGTCAGCTTCCCACAACGTTCTGGTGCACTACGACAATTTTTAACATCGGTACTTGGACCAAACGATGACATTACAACCTTTGAATATACAAAGAAAAACAATAAAGAAAGTGGTCCAGCATTAGTTGGCATCGAAATCGGCCACCGAGATGATCGCGCAGGCTTGCTAGAACGTATGCGAGCAAATGGTTTTGAATATAAAGAAGTGAATAAAGATAGTACGCTGTTTGCATTATTAGTGTAA